In Methanobacterium paludis, the following proteins share a genomic window:
- a CDS encoding SDR family oxidoreductase: protein MNSVVFLTGATGFLGTQIVRRLVKKENCHIIVLVRGEDDETARRNLARAWWEWPELLELLDEQSENLDIQDRVPYKEPYEALDKELDKLPNKALNKIHRLNDKKVQFMRGDISKEMLGLEKESYEDLTHKITHIIHTAADLRLNAPLGELRKINVQGTVNVLKLGEDANLDHGIQRFSHLSTAYVAGGRKGFVDEDSLTDEYGFQSNYERSKFEGEVEVAKSNLPISIFRPGMVVGDSQTGYIKTFNTIYVILRLYLNGKLRIIPVSPSLKINMVPVDYVADAVSNLTFDANAEGQNFHLTAPYDSLPTVKELVDFITIWAKNNLDFKLPKPIFLPFSSLIPVVSSLQKLTGSKHGIIKTVTTLAPYFNEERTFSRKNIEKLKGPYELHWRNFLPKILDYAVYMGFFHRSNRTVHEQVLFRLKSQSRPVDYYDVVDSRFNRRSSLDVRNDMIKAARSLSLMGISPGDKVAMVGFNSTRYLTLDVAIGLLGAVSVPLYYTSPLEEIKEILKDCGASAFFIGTPNILEKLGQFEDVEKIPLISFCRESMELPSNVMGWKEFLDLGENESDDFVQSVAPVDFNSIATIRYTSGTTGKPSGVTFTHGNLRWMAEFIASMPPWIDRTHEVSYLSFLPMNHVVEGILGTYAPYYAPAPLKLYFLEDFHDLQTTLPKVRPTIFFSVPRFYEKVWSHIMQSKLGQVYVDTKVGFKKDILQRILKRVILKNAGLDACAHLIVGSAPVSEDLLMCYKELGIEVHNAYGLTEAPLVTINRLGANRIGTVGEPLPCTDVKIKSDGEAIVRGPQVTKGYFNDKSRNDLLFKDGWLLTGDYGYLTPEGSLMITGRKKELIVNSYGKSISPLKIESMLKDIDCVSEAMVFGDDKPYCISLIWVDEDVKLEHIDRAIKKMNSKLSHPEKIKRWAVLKNDLSIESGDLTANLKLKRKNIIKHYQNLIKFMYTNWDFDKYSGECAPEGEYLKKHSRSKEKIPENILKLGTIHLGSARNYHEH, encoded by the coding sequence GATGATGAAACAGCAAGAAGAAATCTTGCACGTGCCTGGTGGGAATGGCCCGAACTTTTGGAATTACTTGACGAACAAAGTGAAAATCTTGACATACAAGATAGAGTACCATATAAAGAACCGTACGAAGCACTAGATAAAGAACTGGATAAACTACCAAATAAAGCGTTAAATAAAATACACAGATTAAATGATAAGAAAGTCCAGTTCATGAGGGGAGACATTTCCAAGGAAATGCTCGGCCTTGAAAAGGAATCATACGAAGATTTGACACATAAAATCACCCACATAATTCATACAGCCGCGGATCTGCGGCTTAACGCCCCATTAGGAGAACTCAGGAAAATCAATGTTCAGGGAACTGTTAATGTCCTTAAATTGGGTGAGGATGCCAATCTTGACCATGGAATTCAACGTTTCTCCCATTTATCCACAGCTTACGTTGCCGGCGGACGGAAAGGTTTTGTAGATGAAGATTCACTTACAGATGAGTATGGATTTCAGAGTAACTACGAAAGAAGCAAGTTTGAAGGAGAAGTTGAGGTAGCTAAATCTAATCTGCCCATATCCATATTTAGACCGGGTATGGTAGTCGGTGATTCACAGACAGGTTATATAAAAACTTTTAACACAATATACGTCATTTTACGGCTTTACCTTAATGGAAAGCTGAGAATTATCCCTGTTTCTCCCTCTCTTAAAATTAATATGGTGCCTGTGGACTACGTTGCAGATGCTGTTAGCAATTTAACCTTTGATGCCAATGCAGAAGGCCAAAATTTCCATTTAACCGCACCCTATGATTCCCTTCCAACTGTTAAAGAACTTGTTGATTTCATCACCATATGGGCAAAGAATAATCTGGATTTTAAACTTCCAAAGCCTATTTTTTTACCTTTTTCATCTTTAATACCAGTGGTCTCAAGTTTGCAGAAGTTAACGGGTTCAAAGCATGGAATCATTAAAACAGTTACCACTCTCGCACCCTACTTCAACGAAGAAAGAACCTTTTCCCGGAAAAATATTGAAAAGCTAAAAGGACCTTATGAACTTCACTGGAGAAATTTTTTACCCAAAATCTTGGATTATGCAGTTTACATGGGTTTTTTCCATCGTTCCAATCGAACTGTTCACGAGCAAGTCTTGTTCCGACTTAAAAGTCAGAGCAGACCCGTTGATTATTACGATGTGGTGGACAGCAGATTTAACAGAAGATCTTCACTTGATGTCAGAAATGATATGATCAAAGCTGCAAGATCACTCAGTTTGATGGGAATAAGTCCTGGGGACAAAGTGGCAATGGTTGGGTTTAACAGCACTCGCTATCTGACGCTGGACGTTGCCATAGGATTATTGGGAGCTGTGAGTGTTCCATTATACTATACTAGCCCCTTAGAGGAAATTAAAGAAATTTTGAAGGATTGTGGAGCATCTGCATTTTTTATAGGTACTCCCAATATCCTGGAGAAATTGGGGCAATTTGAAGATGTGGAAAAAATTCCATTGATCTCATTTTGCAGGGAATCTATGGAACTCCCATCTAATGTTATGGGTTGGAAAGAATTTCTGGACCTTGGAGAAAATGAATCAGATGACTTCGTGCAATCTGTGGCTCCTGTGGATTTCAACAGCATTGCAACCATTCGTTACACCTCCGGAACCACTGGTAAGCCTTCAGGCGTTACCTTCACCCATGGAAATTTGAGGTGGATGGCTGAATTCATTGCTTCAATGCCCCCATGGATTGACAGAACCCATGAAGTTTCTTATCTATCATTTTTACCCATGAACCATGTTGTAGAAGGTATTTTAGGAACTTATGCTCCTTATTATGCTCCAGCACCATTGAAACTTTATTTCCTTGAAGACTTCCATGATCTGCAGACCACACTCCCCAAGGTAAGACCTACCATATTTTTCTCGGTACCCAGATTCTATGAGAAGGTTTGGTCCCATATAATGCAAAGTAAGTTGGGACAGGTATATGTAGATACAAAGGTAGGCTTTAAAAAAGATATACTTCAAAGAATATTGAAAAGAGTCATCCTTAAAAATGCAGGTCTTGATGCATGTGCCCATTTAATTGTTGGTTCTGCGCCGGTAAGTGAAGATCTCCTCATGTGTTACAAAGAGTTAGGTATTGAAGTTCACAATGCCTACGGCCTAACTGAAGCACCACTTGTTACCATAAACCGTTTGGGAGCCAATAGAATAGGAACTGTGGGTGAACCACTCCCCTGTACAGATGTTAAAATAAAAAGTGACGGCGAGGCAATTGTACGTGGGCCTCAGGTAACAAAGGGTTACTTCAATGATAAATCCCGTAACGATCTTTTATTTAAAGATGGCTGGCTTCTTACAGGTGATTACGGTTATCTAACTCCTGAAGGAAGTCTTATGATAACAGGACGTAAAAAAGAACTGATAGTCAACTCTTACGGGAAAAGTATCAGTCCATTGAAGATTGAATCAATGTTAAAGGATATAGACTGTGTATCTGAGGCCATGGTGTTTGGAGATGACAAACCATACTGTATTTCGTTGATATGGGTAGATGAAGATGTAAAATTAGAGCACATTGATAGAGCCATAAAAAAAATGAATTCTAAGCTTTCTCATCCAGAAAAGATAAAACGGTGGGCAGTTTTAAAAAACGATCTATCCATAGAAAGCGGTGATTTGACAGCAAACCTCAAACTTAAAAGAAAAAACATTATTAAACACTACCAAAATCTTATAAAATTTATGTACACAAATTGGGATTTTGATAAATATTCGGGTGAATGCGCTCCAGAAGGGG